One window of the Niallia circulans genome contains the following:
- the scpB gene encoding SMC-Scp complex subunit ScpB has translation MKVNDWKAIVESLLFAAGDEGLTVKQLMHVLDMEQLEVEQLIDELIKNYRKDKTRGISIIEIAGTYQFATKKQHSDYLKKLVESPHASTLSQAALETLAIIAYKQPITRAEIEEIRGVKTERPLHTLSAKALIKEVGRAEGAGRAILYGTTKEFLDHFGLKNIGELPPLTEKEEEFNQEEADLFFESFQQIEE, from the coding sequence TTGAAAGTGAATGATTGGAAAGCAATCGTTGAGAGTCTCCTATTTGCCGCGGGAGATGAAGGATTAACGGTCAAGCAATTAATGCATGTTCTAGATATGGAGCAATTAGAAGTAGAACAATTAATAGATGAGCTAATCAAAAATTATCGCAAGGATAAAACAAGAGGAATTTCTATTATAGAAATCGCTGGTACGTATCAATTTGCTACCAAGAAACAGCATTCGGATTATCTAAAAAAGTTAGTGGAATCTCCACATGCATCTACCTTATCACAGGCTGCCCTTGAAACATTGGCAATCATTGCATACAAGCAGCCGATTACACGAGCAGAAATTGAGGAAATTAGAGGGGTAAAAACAGAACGCCCGCTTCATACGCTTTCAGCAAAAGCGCTCATTAAAGAAGTGGGTAGAGCAGAGGGAGCAGGTAGAGCAATCCTATATGGAACAACAAAAGAATTCCTAGACCACTTCGGATTAAAGAATATTGGGGAATTACCTCCATTGACAGAAAAGGAAGAAGAGTTTAATCAAGAAGAGGCTGATTTGTTTTTTGAATCGTTTCAGCAAATAGAAGAATAA